Proteins encoded by one window of Gemmatimonadaceae bacterium:
- a CDS encoding Ig-like domain-containing protein has translation MHKFRLVGAALLVIACSGDKSVGPPVTSSVAVTFAPTQISVNETAQATAIVKDQSGNALTGKTIEWTSLNPNVATVTAAGVIRGVSAGTATIQGKVDGIVGTATVIVIAPAQSCLGGPTVVDLAPGGVRVLSSAQTRGCIKISSTAAASDHVVIAANANALPDIVADYIIKSDEGETVPSSNFLATPAMIRSSLTAAEPSFGGALQVTFEQKIRRMERQVLDLPGGQRAFRERTASNALRYSQLAAIPVVGEKTPFKVPQSCSKFTSITATVQYISTRAIIYTDDASPGGGFTAADFQAIGDEFDNLIYPTDVSYFGTPLDLDNNGRVIILYTPEVNKLTPMGNPGGFVGGFFFAGDLFPASGQNSCAQSNVGEVFYVLAPDPDGSVNGNVRKTIDVRQGTRGTIAHEFQHMINASERIRTPVVVDDFESVWLDEAMAHFAEDATGRALKQIGEAENADFTRLVSNRNDYNAYFFQNFARFRLYLQNPGPNAPTSSLADSSLAARGAAWAFLRHTADHYAPGGDIKAFTKALAVSPDTGVSNLLKRIGGGVPFDTLVAGWMVANYADDLGIPNLAVKYTYKTYNMRSNVAALNSGTYPLLVNQIAGGSYVSPPLKARSASGNYFRFVRAAGAPARSFRFLNLDAVTAASFTGATFYILRAQ, from the coding sequence ATGCACAAGTTCCGTTTAGTGGGTGCCGCGCTCCTCGTTATCGCCTGCAGTGGCGATAAATCAGTCGGTCCGCCGGTTACGTCGTCGGTTGCCGTCACGTTCGCGCCCACGCAGATCTCTGTAAACGAGACCGCCCAGGCGACTGCAATCGTGAAGGACCAGAGCGGAAACGCTCTGACTGGCAAGACCATTGAATGGACCAGTCTCAACCCCAACGTCGCGACCGTGACCGCGGCCGGGGTGATACGCGGGGTCTCTGCCGGTACCGCGACGATTCAGGGGAAGGTCGATGGAATCGTTGGCACTGCGACCGTGATCGTGATTGCACCAGCACAGTCCTGCTTGGGTGGCCCGACGGTGGTCGACCTTGCTCCTGGTGGCGTTCGCGTCCTGAGCTCTGCGCAGACCAGAGGTTGCATCAAGATATCCTCGACCGCAGCGGCATCCGACCACGTGGTCATAGCTGCAAATGCGAACGCGCTTCCTGATATTGTCGCGGATTACATCATCAAGTCTGACGAAGGAGAGACCGTACCTTCGAGCAATTTCCTGGCGACGCCTGCCATGATCCGCTCGTCGCTGACGGCCGCCGAGCCATCGTTCGGGGGGGCACTGCAGGTGACGTTCGAGCAGAAAATCAGACGGATGGAGCGTCAGGTGCTTGATCTGCCCGGTGGCCAGCGCGCATTTCGTGAGCGAACGGCAAGCAATGCACTCAGGTACTCGCAGTTGGCTGCGATACCCGTTGTTGGAGAGAAGACGCCGTTCAAGGTTCCGCAGTCATGTTCCAAGTTCACGAGCATCACAGCGACTGTGCAGTACATCAGCACCCGCGCGATCATCTACACGGACGATGCATCTCCCGGTGGAGGCTTCACTGCCGCGGACTTCCAGGCTATCGGTGATGAGTTCGACAATCTGATCTACCCCACCGATGTTTCGTACTTCGGCACGCCGCTCGACCTGGACAACAATGGCCGGGTTATCATCCTCTACACGCCGGAGGTCAACAAACTCACTCCGATGGGTAACCCCGGCGGTTTCGTTGGAGGGTTTTTCTTCGCCGGCGATCTCTTTCCGGCGAGCGGTCAGAACTCATGTGCGCAAAGCAACGTCGGCGAAGTTTTCTACGTGCTGGCGCCCGATCCGGATGGCTCCGTCAACGGAAACGTTCGCAAGACCATTGACGTTAGGCAGGGGACCCGTGGCACCATCGCGCACGAGTTCCAGCACATGATCAATGCGTCGGAGCGAATCCGGACACCCGTGGTCGTCGATGACTTTGAATCCGTGTGGCTCGACGAGGCAATGGCCCACTTTGCTGAAGATGCGACGGGCAGGGCGCTGAAGCAGATTGGAGAGGCGGAGAATGCCGATTTCACACGATTGGTGAGCAATCGCAATGACTACAACGCTTACTTCTTCCAGAATTTTGCGCGGTTCCGGCTCTACCTGCAGAATCCGGGGCCGAATGCGCCAACGAGCTCGCTTGCTGACAGCTCACTCGCGGCCCGCGGAGCGGCCTGGGCCTTCCTCAGGCACACGGCCGACCATTATGCACCTGGCGGCGACATCAAGGCCTTTACGAAGGCGCTTGCAGTTTCCCCCGACACGGGCGTGTCGAACCTGCTCAAGCGCATCGGCGGCGGCGTACCGTTCGACACCCTTGTCGCGGGCTGGATGGTTGCCAACTACGCCGACGACCTGGGGATCCCCAATCTCGCCGTCAAATACACTTACAAGACCTACAACATGAGGAGCAACGTTGCGGCGCTGAACTCAGGAACGTATCCGCTCCTTGTGAATCAGATTGCCGGTGGTTCGTACGTGTCGCCACCACTCAAGGCGCGATCTGCCTCCGGCAATTATTTCCGGTTTGTGAGAGCTGCTGGCGCGCCCGCGCGGAGCTTTCGGTTCCTGAATCTCGATGCCGTGACGGCGGCGAGCTTTACCGGAGCGACGTTCTACATTCTTCGCGCGCAGTAG
- a CDS encoding RagB/SusD family nutrient uptake outer membrane protein: MKRRYAALFVGVLGLTSCDEFLDVNTNPNAPQSVSANLYLPPMLHWMVTSPQFDGRFVARYTQQFTLPGTFLSTWDRMGYDPSSDNGGQQFRDVYWTLGQNLVDMNTKAEAEERWDLLGVGYILKAWGWQATTDLHGEIIVKEAIDQSKFTFNYDTQEYAYQEVQRLLKESIGLLQRSGGATDQTFLARGDKIYNGDRSKWLKLAHGMLALNLNHYSNKASYRPAEVIAAVDKSFTGNIDDALLTYPNTNNDDINFLGRTRNNFTSYRQTQFVVNLMNGVQFGGVVDPRMSRMLSPSPDGQFRGLDPNVVSFGGLPTTQQPNNFYGYAGTGGGQLPGRYLFDDKAKMPAMTYSQLQFIKAEAAFRMGDRATALLAYRNAVSSHIDFVNARNADNNQTPTQISAAEKAAFLASPEIVPAAGALTLTHIMSQKYIAQWAWGHNELWMDMRRYHYTDIDPASGKQVFPGFTPPTNLYGDNGGKLVQRIRPRYNSEYVWNRAGLDAIGGLALDYHTKPLWITQP, encoded by the coding sequence ATGAAAAGACGATATGCAGCACTGTTCGTGGGCGTTCTCGGCCTGACGAGCTGTGACGAATTCCTGGACGTCAATACGAATCCGAACGCGCCACAGAGCGTCTCGGCGAATCTATACCTGCCGCCGATGCTGCACTGGATGGTGACGTCACCCCAGTTCGACGGCCGCTTCGTTGCCCGCTACACGCAGCAGTTCACGCTGCCGGGCACGTTTCTGTCGACATGGGACAGAATGGGATACGATCCATCGAGTGACAACGGTGGTCAGCAATTCCGGGACGTCTACTGGACACTGGGTCAGAATCTCGTCGACATGAATACCAAGGCGGAGGCCGAGGAGCGCTGGGACCTCCTTGGCGTGGGTTATATCCTGAAGGCGTGGGGCTGGCAGGCAACGACCGATCTCCATGGCGAAATCATCGTCAAGGAAGCCATCGACCAGTCGAAGTTCACATTCAACTACGACACCCAGGAATACGCTTATCAGGAAGTACAGCGGCTGCTGAAAGAGTCGATCGGCCTGCTGCAGCGTTCCGGGGGAGCTACCGATCAGACATTTCTCGCCAGGGGCGACAAGATTTACAACGGTGATCGCTCGAAGTGGTTGAAGCTGGCGCACGGAATGCTGGCGCTCAACCTGAACCACTATTCCAACAAGGCCTCATACAGACCCGCCGAAGTGATCGCCGCGGTAGATAAGTCGTTCACGGGCAACATCGATGACGCATTGCTCACTTATCCGAACACGAACAATGACGACATCAATTTTCTGGGTCGAACAAGGAATAATTTCACCAGCTACAGGCAGACCCAGTTCGTGGTGAATCTGATGAACGGAGTGCAGTTCGGGGGAGTTGTCGACCCACGGATGAGCCGCATGCTGTCGCCGTCACCGGACGGCCAATTCCGCGGCCTTGATCCGAACGTCGTCAGTTTTGGCGGTCTCCCGACAACGCAGCAGCCGAATAATTTTTACGGGTATGCGGGAACCGGAGGGGGGCAGCTGCCCGGTCGTTATCTGTTCGACGACAAGGCAAAGATGCCGGCAATGACCTACTCGCAGTTGCAGTTCATCAAGGCGGAAGCCGCGTTTCGCATGGGAGACAGAGCAACGGCTTTGCTTGCGTATCGGAACGCAGTCTCATCTCACATCGATTTTGTCAATGCAAGGAATGCTGACAACAATCAGACTCCCACCCAGATAAGCGCGGCTGAGAAAGCAGCATTTCTCGCATCGCCGGAGATTGTCCCGGCGGCGGGCGCTCTGACGCTGACCCACATCATGTCCCAGAAGTACATCGCCCAGTGGGCTTGGGGACACAATGAGCTCTGGATGGATATGCGCCGGTATCATTACACGGACATCGATCCTGCAAGCGGCAAACAGGTCTTTCCTGGATTCACTCCCCCCACGAATCTCTATGGGGACAATGGGGGCAAGCTCGTACAGCGCATCAGGCCGAGGTACAACTCGGAGTACGTGTGGAACAGGGCAGGGCTGGACGCGATCGGCGGCCTCGCTCTGGATTATCACACCAAGCCGTTATGGATAACTCAACCGTAA
- a CDS encoding leishmanolysin-related zinc metalloendopeptidase, producing MSVSRRITIAFLLVSAACKDGTAPPAAASINATEANAPTATAGIVLVAAPSFVVKDASGNILGGVPVTITVTSGGGTLTNAPTQTVAGAPTPIGTFIPGKVAGPNTITITVGNLAPIVITIIGTAGAPASIAVLSGDNQLALAGTIPPADIRVQVRDQFGNGVPNTPVIFTVGNGSGTVSSAPVNTDGTGVATSPPWQLGRSAVPQILQATAGSLTVVVTAAVLSSYHPEIRFFGPTPAAAAMTAFTSAAARIRASIVGDIPDFNNFIATPQDVSACGPTGVVLNEPIDDVIIYATVVPIDGPGRILASAGSCLSRPGSLHTIIGTMRFDADDINGLATSGRLDDTVLHEMLHVVGINRFKWEPKGLIAGAGTPETRYTGVLGVAACVTLGGAAVCPGSVPLENTGGPGTADSHWRETVFDSELMTGFIEGLVGGVRIPNQYSLMTIQALADLGYTVNPAAADPYTVPTPVAAPLRQSASSDATQAWEVLLPPRLEVTPTGGIRTLRVQ from the coding sequence TTGTCTGTATCCCGCAGGATCACGATCGCGTTCCTTCTCGTGAGCGCGGCCTGTAAGGATGGCACCGCTCCCCCCGCCGCGGCGTCAATCAATGCGACGGAGGCAAACGCACCGACCGCCACGGCGGGAATCGTGCTCGTTGCGGCACCCTCATTCGTGGTCAAGGATGCGAGCGGGAATATTCTGGGCGGGGTGCCGGTCACCATCACGGTGACGTCGGGCGGCGGTACGCTCACGAACGCGCCAACGCAGACGGTCGCCGGAGCGCCTACGCCAATCGGAACGTTCATACCTGGGAAGGTAGCGGGCCCCAACACGATCACCATCACAGTGGGGAATCTTGCCCCGATTGTCATAACGATTATCGGAACGGCGGGAGCCCCAGCTTCGATCGCCGTTCTCTCCGGCGACAATCAGCTCGCGCTCGCCGGTACAATCCCTCCGGCCGACATACGGGTGCAGGTGCGCGATCAATTCGGGAACGGTGTTCCTAACACTCCGGTGATTTTTACGGTGGGCAACGGAAGCGGAACGGTGTCGAGTGCGCCGGTCAACACCGATGGCACCGGCGTTGCGACTTCTCCCCCGTGGCAGCTCGGCCGGAGCGCCGTGCCTCAGATTCTGCAGGCCACCGCGGGCTCGCTGACGGTTGTCGTGACGGCGGCGGTGCTATCGAGCTATCACCCGGAAATTCGCTTCTTCGGGCCGACTCCCGCCGCAGCTGCGATGACGGCGTTCACCTCCGCTGCGGCGCGAATCAGGGCGAGCATCGTTGGAGATATTCCTGACTTCAACAACTTTATCGCTACCCCGCAAGATGTCAGTGCGTGCGGCCCGACAGGAGTAGTGCTCAACGAACCCATAGATGATGTAATCATCTACGCCACTGTGGTTCCCATCGATGGTCCCGGCAGGATACTCGCAAGCGCGGGTTCGTGTTTATCACGACCCGGATCGCTCCATACCATTATCGGAACCATGCGATTCGATGCCGACGACATCAACGGGCTGGCAACTTCGGGGCGGCTGGATGATACGGTTCTCCACGAGATGCTGCACGTTGTTGGCATCAACAGATTCAAGTGGGAGCCCAAGGGCCTCATTGCCGGCGCAGGCACGCCTGAAACGCGATACACCGGCGTGCTGGGCGTTGCTGCATGCGTTACCCTGGGGGGGGCGGCGGTTTGTCCGGGAAGTGTTCCACTGGAGAATACGGGTGGGCCGGGCACGGCTGACAGCCACTGGCGCGAGACAGTTTTCGATTCAGAGCTGATGACTGGCTTCATCGAAGGCCTTGTGGGAGGAGTCAGAATCCCGAACCAGTACAGCCTGATGACGATTCAGGCGCTCGCCGATCTCGGTTACACGGTGAATCCCGCTGCCGCAGATCCGTACACGGTTCCCACCCCTGTTGCCGCACCTCTTCGCCAATCTGCCAGCAGCGACGCTACACAGGCGTGGGAAGTTCTGCTTCCGCCGCGCCTGGAAGTCACGCCTACCGGCGGCATCCGCACTTTGCGGGTTCAGTGA
- a CDS encoding SusC/RagA family TonB-linked outer membrane protein, protein MKKHFVMVLMGLALFAGQVSAQQATVTGKVTTEQGAPFAGVAVIVKGTRTGTTSNSEGNYSIRAAAGEVLQFRYIGTAPEERTVGAGATNVINVRLRRVAASLDAVVVTALGATATQRSLGTAQQAVQGAEIAETQRENFVNALQGRVAGVEVTSSSGVPGASSSITIRGVSSISSSNQPLMIIDGLPMDNKTLNTGVLASDAPGSTTAFNNRGVDFTNRSADLNPEDIESLVVLKGPEASALYGIDAANGAIVITTKRGKPGVGGMQYSNSFRMERTRANPETQRVYGRTTDDGALSYFGTPYPTETVFYDNIDGFFRSALTQKHNLSFSGASSDSKINYRVATAVTKEEGVVPGSQYDRINVTGASRAQVTNWLNADLSMGYTYANNDQPYKGNNGPLIGLLLWPQTDDAKDYLTAAGARRRVSNLAASTEVDNPYFNVLKNKINSKNNRIIANLGLILTPFSWGNLKTNIGADSYTNQNQIVRHPESAYGTTVNGIIDQAADVTRSINAQTLLNLNSRALTRSISISGLVGNQISDYKSNTDALKGQDFLDPNFSSINNTNLRINRTTISQRRLVGLYGQAVFDYKKYLYVTLQGRNDWTSTIPQDKNSFFYPSISSSFVFSDAFPGIGRFMTGKLRGGYAEVGKDARPYAYRPSLEFKTTANGGYGYGFTGPNLDLKPEFARSYEVGTELSFLEDRIGVDATYYRKQTKDQIVNDIRGSYATGFILFNLNGAVTRNQGVEVTVRGTPVQRAGFSWDVLANFDRSRGKVLALPNALPESYVSDTWLFGNVRNGTAPGLSTRSLTGLFYLRNTKGDLLIDPTSGLPLRSTTFIDAGYDRQPDYTVGLTNTFRFKRLSMNFLLDIRKGGDVFNATEQFLTARGLSPRTLDRDQPRVITGVLRDGKENSANPTANTIVVIPAVQPSYYTNISEELFIEKNINWLRLRDVTLRLALPERFARNASVFVTGTDLFLLTNYSGLDPIVNGNTAAVGGSGATGIDFGNFPMPRGMNFGIKVGF, encoded by the coding sequence ATGAAGAAACATTTCGTCATGGTATTGATGGGCTTAGCGTTGTTCGCTGGTCAAGTCTCTGCACAGCAGGCGACAGTTACCGGTAAGGTCACGACTGAGCAGGGTGCTCCCTTCGCCGGAGTAGCGGTTATCGTCAAGGGGACACGTACGGGCACCACGAGCAACAGCGAAGGGAATTATTCCATTCGCGCCGCTGCCGGCGAGGTCCTCCAGTTCAGATACATTGGAACCGCGCCCGAAGAACGTACTGTTGGGGCCGGCGCGACCAATGTCATCAACGTTCGGCTTCGCAGGGTTGCCGCCAGTCTCGACGCCGTGGTTGTCACCGCGCTCGGCGCCACCGCCACGCAGAGGTCGCTGGGCACCGCTCAGCAGGCGGTTCAGGGCGCAGAGATCGCGGAAACGCAAAGAGAGAATTTTGTGAACGCGCTGCAGGGACGCGTCGCTGGCGTCGAAGTGACGAGCAGCTCGGGCGTTCCGGGAGCCTCGTCATCGATCACCATCCGAGGCGTCAGCTCGATCAGCAGCAGCAATCAGCCGCTTATGATCATCGACGGCTTGCCGATGGACAACAAGACCCTCAACACCGGGGTGCTGGCATCCGACGCGCCGGGATCGACGACCGCGTTCAATAACCGCGGCGTCGACTTCACCAACCGTTCAGCGGATCTCAACCCCGAGGACATCGAGAGTCTGGTCGTCCTCAAGGGACCGGAAGCTTCCGCTCTCTACGGCATCGATGCCGCAAACGGCGCGATTGTCATCACTACCAAGCGCGGCAAACCTGGCGTTGGAGGGATGCAATACAGCAACAGCTTCCGGATGGAACGCACGAGAGCGAATCCCGAAACCCAGCGGGTATACGGCCGGACCACTGACGACGGCGCGCTTTCGTACTTCGGCACCCCGTACCCCACCGAGACTGTTTTTTACGACAACATCGACGGTTTCTTCCGGTCGGCTTTGACCCAGAAGCACAATCTGTCTTTCAGCGGAGCATCCTCCGACAGCAAGATCAATTATCGTGTGGCGACGGCCGTTACGAAGGAAGAGGGAGTCGTCCCAGGCTCGCAGTATGACAGGATCAACGTCACTGGCGCTTCGCGAGCCCAGGTTACCAACTGGTTGAACGCGGATCTTTCGATGGGTTATACCTACGCGAACAACGATCAGCCGTACAAGGGAAACAACGGTCCGCTTATCGGCCTGCTGCTGTGGCCGCAGACCGACGACGCGAAGGATTACCTGACTGCAGCGGGCGCCCGGCGCAGAGTGTCGAACCTCGCCGCATCGACCGAAGTTGACAACCCGTACTTCAACGTCCTGAAGAACAAGATCAATTCCAAGAACAACCGCATCATCGCCAACCTCGGCCTTATCCTGACTCCATTCTCATGGGGTAATCTCAAGACAAACATTGGCGCGGACAGCTACACCAACCAGAACCAGATCGTGCGGCACCCCGAGAGCGCGTACGGCACTACCGTCAATGGTATTATCGACCAGGCAGCCGACGTCACGCGAAGCATCAACGCGCAAACGTTGCTCAACTTGAACAGCCGCGCTCTCACCAGGAGCATCTCGATCAGTGGTTTGGTGGGTAATCAGATTTCTGACTACAAGTCGAACACGGATGCACTCAAAGGTCAGGATTTTCTGGACCCGAACTTCTCGTCGATTAACAACACGAATCTGAGAATCAACAGGACCACTATCTCGCAGCGCCGTCTGGTGGGTCTCTACGGGCAGGCGGTATTCGATTACAAGAAGTACCTGTACGTGACGCTTCAGGGCAGGAATGACTGGACGTCCACGATTCCGCAGGACAAGAACTCGTTCTTCTATCCTTCCATTTCGTCGAGCTTCGTCTTCTCCGATGCATTTCCGGGCATCGGCCGCTTCATGACCGGCAAGCTGAGAGGGGGCTACGCCGAAGTCGGCAAGGATGCGAGACCCTACGCGTACCGGCCGTCACTGGAGTTCAAGACGACCGCCAACGGTGGTTACGGGTATGGATTTACTGGCCCGAACCTCGATCTGAAGCCTGAGTTCGCGCGCTCATACGAGGTCGGAACCGAGCTGAGCTTTCTGGAAGATCGCATCGGAGTCGATGCGACCTATTACCGTAAGCAGACCAAGGATCAGATCGTCAACGACATCCGCGGCAGCTACGCGACCGGCTTCATTCTTTTCAATCTCAACGGCGCCGTCACGCGAAATCAGGGCGTCGAAGTGACGGTGCGCGGGACTCCCGTACAAAGGGCCGGTTTTTCATGGGATGTTCTGGCCAACTTCGACAGATCGAGAGGCAAGGTGCTCGCATTGCCGAATGCGTTGCCTGAGTCCTATGTCTCGGACACCTGGCTCTTCGGCAATGTGAGGAATGGGACGGCGCCGGGCCTGTCGACGCGATCGCTGACCGGTCTGTTCTATCTTCGCAATACGAAGGGCGACCTGCTGATCGATCCGACCAGTGGCCTTCCATTACGATCGACGACTTTCATCGACGCCGGCTACGATCGTCAGCCCGACTATACGGTTGGACTGACTAACACGTTCCGGTTCAAGCGGCTTTCGATGAACTTCCTGCTCGACATACGGAAGGGCGGAGACGTATTCAACGCGACGGAGCAGTTTCTTACCGCGAGGGGGCTCAGTCCGCGGACACTCGACCGGGACCAGCCGCGGGTGATTACGGGTGTGCTGAGAGACGGCAAGGAAAATTCTGCCAACCCGACGGCAAACACCATCGTCGTGATTCCAGCTGTTCAACCGTCGTACTACACGAACATCAGCGAAGAGCTGTTCATCGAGAAAAACATCAACTGGCTGCGGCTCAGGGATGTGACGCTCCGCCTCGCGCTTCCTGAGCGGTTCGCAAGAAATGCAAGCGTGTTCGTCACAGGAACGGATCTCTTCCTGTTGACCAACTATTCTGGACTCGACCCGATTGTGAACGGTAATACCGCAGCGGTTGGTGGGTCGGGAGCAACGGGTATCGACTTCGGCAACTTCCCCATGCCTCGCGGCATGAACTTCGGAATCAAGGTGGGCTTCTAA
- a CDS encoding carboxypeptidase regulatory-like domain-containing protein, whose protein sequence is MLPARLITGQAPAISHRDPVATVSGLVRDSVARTPLVGAIVQLVAAEGGAAINRTAVSDSIGRFSLSDVPNGRFMLGFFHPMLDSLGVDAPLREVNVDGQRVVRADLAIPSPARLRAAICGAKPASKSDVFLIGIVRNAQDGAPVAGARVKGEWLELSFRRDGLARRIPSLVATTGTNGWFAMCNLPSDGTIELVANRGADSTAVIEVQVPAEGLLRHDLYIGAAGAAFAAGLVTTTNAPVAGVTSGENAVAGPSRTVRRGNGRLSGTVVATAGGKPLAGAQVSLTDGPEARTNERGEWTIVQAPGGTRMLEVRAVGYYPERRRVDVVTSATPIHLTLSTLKTVLDTVKILASRRVYDRDRNGFQHRRRAGLGRYLTAEDISRQRPIVTSDLFRNMSGVRVASGATALDRQILVRGNMAEWCSPSIYLDGHNVGGLTAEDIDVWVDPDDVGGIEIYPGLGTPPEFQQGMNNCGSILIWTK, encoded by the coding sequence ATGTTGCCGGCTCGGCTCATTACCGGGCAGGCACCGGCCATCTCCCATCGTGATCCTGTCGCCACCGTGAGCGGTCTTGTGCGGGACAGCGTTGCGCGCACTCCGCTTGTCGGCGCGATCGTTCAGCTTGTCGCAGCCGAAGGCGGGGCCGCTATCAATCGCACTGCGGTCTCGGACTCCATTGGCCGGTTCTCACTGAGCGATGTCCCGAACGGCCGTTTCATGCTGGGCTTTTTTCATCCCATGCTCGACTCGCTTGGCGTGGACGCGCCGCTGCGCGAGGTGAACGTCGATGGGCAACGTGTCGTTCGCGCTGATTTGGCCATCCCGTCCCCGGCAAGGCTTCGTGCCGCGATCTGCGGGGCAAAGCCGGCGTCGAAATCCGATGTTTTTCTGATTGGCATCGTCCGCAATGCACAGGATGGCGCGCCCGTAGCCGGCGCCAGGGTAAAGGGAGAGTGGCTCGAGCTCTCCTTCAGGCGAGACGGACTCGCCCGGCGTATTCCATCTCTGGTTGCAACGACTGGAACCAACGGCTGGTTCGCCATGTGCAACTTGCCAAGTGACGGAACGATAGAGCTTGTAGCCAACCGTGGAGCTGACAGCACGGCCGTAATCGAGGTTCAGGTTCCAGCCGAGGGGTTGCTGCGGCATGACCTCTACATTGGGGCGGCGGGGGCGGCCTTTGCCGCTGGGCTCGTTACTACTACGAACGCGCCTGTCGCTGGGGTCACTTCTGGGGAGAATGCAGTTGCAGGTCCGAGCCGCACCGTGCGCCGGGGCAATGGACGCCTGAGTGGCACAGTGGTGGCTACTGCGGGGGGAAAACCGCTGGCGGGTGCGCAGGTCAGCCTTACCGACGGCCCTGAAGCCCGGACCAATGAGCGCGGAGAATGGACGATCGTGCAAGCGCCTGGCGGCACACGGATGCTCGAGGTGCGCGCGGTCGGCTACTACCCTGAGCGTCGCCGCGTCGACGTTGTAACCAGTGCCACGCCAATCCACCTGACGCTCTCTACGCTCAAGACTGTACTGGACACAGTCAAGATTCTGGCAAGCCGTCGGGTGTACGACCGTGATCGCAACGGGTTTCAGCACCGAAGGCGCGCAGGTCTCGGACGCTACCTTACCGCTGAAGATATTTCGCGGCAGCGTCCGATCGTAACGTCGGACCTATTTCGGAACATGTCGGGCGTCAGGGTTGCATCAGGCGCAACCGCCCTGGACAGGCAAATCCTCGTTCGAGGCAACATGGCCGAGTGGTGCTCGCCGTCGATCTACCTCGACGGCCATAACGTCGGAGGCCTCACCGCTGAGGACATCGACGTCTGGGTGGACCCCGATGATGTTGGGGGTATCGAGATATACCCGGGACTCGGCACTCCACCGGAATTCCAGCAAGGAATGAACAACTGCGGCAGCATTCTGATCTGGACGAAGTAA